Proteins encoded together in one Miscanthus floridulus cultivar M001 chromosome 16, ASM1932011v1, whole genome shotgun sequence window:
- the LOC136510857 gene encoding fasciclin-like arabinogalactan protein 1, which produces ADVQGGCKAFTSLVSKSPDAPSAFQLAVGGGMTMFCLTDDAVRGFMPSYRNLSVDGKASLLLFHAVPVYYTLRGLKSSNGPMNTLATNGAANNYNLTVQNAGDQVTLRTPASDDPARVRSTVYDGDPVAIYAVDAVLEPVELFDLVADAPTPAPAPVAVGGGGGFGRWSEREVTVRGKTT; this is translated from the coding sequence GCTGATGTTCAGGGGGGGTGCAAGGCGTTCACGTCGCTGGTGTCCAAGTCCCCCGACGCGCCCTCCGCGTTCCAGTTGGCAGTGGGCGGCGGCATGACGATGTTCTGCCTGACGGACGACGCCGTGCGCGGGTTCATGCCCAGCTACCGGAACCTCAGCGTGGACGGCAAGGCGTCGCTGCTGCTGTTCCACGCGGTGCCCGTCTACTACACGCTGCGGGGGCTCAAGTCCAGCAACGGGCCCATGAACACGCTGGCCACCAACGGCGCCGCCAACAACTACAACCTCACGGTGCAGAACGCGGGCGACCAGGTCACGCTGCGGACGCCGGCGTCCGACGACCCGGCCCGGGTGCGCTCCACTGTGTACGACGGGGACCCCGTCGCCATCTACGCCGTGGACGCGGTGCTGGAGCCTGTCGAGCTGTTCGACCTCGTGGCGGACGCCCCCACACCGGCGCCTGCGCCAGTGGCGGTGGGGGGTGGTGGTGGATTCGGGCGCTGGAGCGAGAGAGAGGTCACAGTGAGGGGCAAGACGACATGA
- the LOC136511490 gene encoding autophagy-related protein 18h-like has protein sequence MKRGKGGRNGLLPSSLRIISSCLKTVTSNAGSVASTVRSAGASVAASISSQAEDEKDQVLWAGFDKLELHPSSFKHVLLVGYSNGFQVLDVEDATNVCELVSKRDGPVTFLQMQPTPVGSEGIEGFRASHPMLLVVAGDETNGLGAVQGGRLSALIRDTNSEPQAGNCISTPTVVRFYSLKSHTYVHVLRFRSAVYLVRCSPRIVAVALAAQIYCFDAVTLENKLSVLSYPLQGAPGVTIGYGPMAVGPRWLAYATNTPLLSNTGRLSPQNLTPSPGVSPSTSPSSGSLVARYAMESSKQLASGIIDMGYKTFSKYCQELLPDGSNSPLSSSPGRRSGKIPSSVHPLEADNAGMVVIKDFTSKAVVSQFRAHTSPISALCFDPSGTLLVTTSVHGHNINVFRIMPTCIANGSGATRYDWTASHVHLYKLYRGMTSAVIQDISFSHFSQWISIVSSRGTCHIFTLSPFGGDASLQPQNSHSDGPPLAPCQSRPWWSKPSFLMDQQIHQVPSTVTNSVVSRIKNNTSGWLNTVSNVAASASGKLSVPSGAVTAVFHNSIYQGSLPVPSKANALEHLLVYSPSGHVIQHELLPSSGSESSGSSPRVGSGPNKQLQDDEMHVTAEPIQWWDVCRRTNWPERDENIANIALYNQRSSMMAMDASDCEDSEHSDSTASNDGISGKEIMRVRERSSWYLSNAEVHINSWRIPIWQKSKICFYVMDHPAADSVESVSSGGGEIEIEKLPLHEVEIRRRELLPVFKQFQYSERHSSDRNIANGGFQNALSHIDDAQYSSVKDNGEYETKPVAPLSGFYADMRKTANTNSLARQTFSGPGSAVNLQQVGKCNSIESPNAAILAGKAENESNGYISTPPETDASIRSLSSYSLLDGPVDGMLSPANNPSCKPETTNNSVLSNVASTDIPNGCLTTVDSGQQEASDSHRSVEFTQYFQEGYCKISELDDCRELTEAVTDADSSSSHCEREKPEEDGDNDDLLGGVFAFSEEG, from the exons ATGAAGCGGGGGAAGGGGGGAAGGAATGGGCTGCTGCCGAGCTCGCTGCGGATCATATCGTCCTGCCTCAAGACGGTGACCTCCAACGCCGGCTCCGTCGCGTCCACCGTTCGCTCAGCCGGGGCCTCCGTcgccgcctccatctcctcccagGCAGAGGATGAGAAGGACCAG GTCTTATGGGCTGGATTCGATAAACTAGAGCTTCATCCATCATCATTCAAGCATGTCCTGCTCGTTGGTTATTCAAATGGGTTTCAGGTGCTCGATGTTGAGGATGCTACAAATGTTTGTGAATTGGTCTCAAAACGTGATGGCCCAGTTACATTTTTACAAATGCAACCCACTCCAGTTGGCTCTGAAGGCATTGAAGGATTCAGAGCGTCACATCCCATGCTTCTAGTTGTTGCTGGTGATGAGACAAATGGCCTGGGTGCGGTTCAAGGTGGTCGCTTAAGTGCTCTTATCAGAGACACAAACAGTGAGCCTCAAGCTGGAAATTGCATTTCTACCCCTACGGTTGTCCGTTTCTACTCTTTGAAGTCTCACACCTATGTACATGTTCTTCGATTCCGGTCTGCTGTATATTTAGTTCGCTGCAGTCCAAGGATTGTTGCTGTAGCACTTGCAGCACAA ATCTACTGCTTCGACGCTGTTACTCTTGAGAACAAGCTCAGCGTCTTGTCATATCCTTTGCAAGGTGCACCTGGGGTAACTATTGGGTATGGGCCGATGGCTGTTGGCCCCAGATGGTTAGCCTATGCCACAAATACTCCTTTATTGTCAAACACAGGCCGTCTAAGTCCACAGAATCTCACACCTTCACCAGGAGTGAGCCCATCTACTTCTCCTAGCAGTggaagtttagttgctagatatGCAATGGAGTCTAGCAAGCAACTAGCTTCTGGTATTATTGACATGGGATATAAAACATTTTCAAAGTACTGCCAGGAACTTCTGCCAGATGGTTCTaactcccctttgtcatcaagcCCAGGCAGGAGATCCGGTAAAATTCCTTCCAGTGTGCATCCACTGGAAGCTGACAATGCAGGAATG GTAGTCATCAAGGATTTCACTTCCAAAGCTGTTGTCTCACAGTTTAGGGCTCACACAAGTCCGATATCTGCTCTTTGTTTCGACCCTAGTGGAACACTTTTGGTGACAACCTCTGTTCATGGCCATAACATAAATGTTTTCAGGATCATGCCAACCTGCATTGCTAATGGCTCAGGGGCAACACGCTATGATTGGACAGCATCTCATGTTCATCTTTATAAACTGTATCGCGGCATGACATCAGCT GTCATACAAGACATCTCATTTAGTCATTTTAGCCAATGGATATCTATTGTTTCATCTCGAGGTACCTGCCATATTTTTACATTGTCCCCATTTGGTGGTGATGCCAGTCTGCAGCCACAGAATTCTCACAGTGATGGGCCACCTCTTGCCCCATGTCAGTCAAGGCCATGGTGGTCAAAGCCGTCCTTTCTTATGGACCAACAGATTCATCAAGTTCCCTCAACTGTGACAAATTCGGTAGTTAGTAGGATAAAGAATAACACTTCTGGTTGGCTAAATACTGTCAGCAATGTGGCTGCTTCTGCAAGTGGAAAACTATCTGTACCATCTGGTGCAGTAACTGCTGTTTTCCATAATTCCATCTACCAGGGTTCTTTGCCAGTTCCGTCTAAGGCTAACGCTTTAGAGCATCTACTGGTGTATTCGCCATCTGGTCATGTTATTCAACATGAACTTTTACCTTCTTCAGGTTCTGAGTCCTCTGGTAGCAGCCCAAGAGTTGGTTCAGGTCCTAACAAGCAACTCCAAGATGATGAGATGCATGTTACTGCTGAACCAATTCAATGGTGGGATGTGTGCCGTAGGACAAACTGGCCTGAAAGAGATGAAAACATTGCAAACATTGCATTGTATAACCAAAGAAGCAGTATGATGGCTATGGATGCTTCCGACTGTGAAGATAGCGAGCATTCGGATTCCACTGCATCAAATGATGGTATCTCTGGGAAAGAGATTATGAGAGTCCGAGAAAGGTCAAGCTGGTATCTATCTAATGCAGAAGTACATATAAACTCATGGCGGATTCCCATCTGGCAGAAATCTAAG ATTTGCTTCTATGTGATGGACCATCCTGCTGCAGACTCAGTTGAATCAGTTAGCAGTGGTGGTGGAGAAATTGAGATTGAGAAGTTACCTCTTCACGAGGTTGAGATCAGGAGAAGGGAATTGCTCCCTGTATTCAAGCAGTTCCAATATTCTGAGCGACATTCTAGTGATAG GAATATTGCAAATGGAGGCTTTCAGAATGCCTTGTCCCACATCGATGATGCACAGTATAGCTCTGTAAAGGATAATGGTGAATATGAAACCAAGCCGGTGGCTCCTTTGTCTGGGTTTTACGCTG ATATGAGGAAAACAGCTAACACAAATAGTCTAGCTAGGCAAACATTCTCTGGACCTGGCTCAGCTGTTAATCTTCAGCAAGTGGGGAAGTGCAATTCTATTGAATCTCCTAATGCTGCAATTTTGGCTGGCAAAGCAGAGAATGAGAGCAATGGCTATATATCCACGCCACCTGAAACAGATGCATCTATCAGATCATTGAGCAGCTATTCTCTCTTGGATGGGCCTGTTGACGGAATGCTGTCTCCTGCAAATAATCCATCATGCAAGCCTGAAACGACCAATAATTCTGTGCTCAGCAATGTTGCAAGCACTGACATACCAAATGGGTGTCTCACCACTGTCGATTCTGGACAGCAGGAGGCATCTGATTCTCACAGATCAGTGGAGTTTACCCAGTATTTCCAAGAGGGCTATTGTAAAATATCAGAACTCGATGACTGCCGTGAGTTAACTGAAGCTGTTACTGATgctgacagcagcagcagccactgcgAGAGAGAGAAGCCCGAGGAAGATGGGGATAACGATGACTTGCTTGGAGGAGTTTTTGCCTTCAGTGAAGAAG GATGA